From Corvus moneduloides isolate bCorMon1 chromosome 4, bCorMon1.pri, whole genome shotgun sequence, one genomic window encodes:
- the ELFN2 gene encoding protein phosphatase 1 regulatory subunit 29 yields MRAPLQTMLCLGLWAAALLCLFSPGTVRGDCWLIEGDKGYVWLAICSQNQPPYETIPQHINSTVHDLRLNENKLKVVLYSSLNRFGNLTDLNLTKNEISYIEDGAFMGQSNLQVLQLGYNKLTNLTEGMLRGMARLQFLFVQHNLIELVTPTAFSECPSLISIDLSSNRLSRLEGNTFTSLSNLMVCELAGNPFNCDCSLYSFLNWLALFNNVTKNYDRLQCETPREFAGYPLLVPRPHHNRNAITIFQSMCRGGTIPSLSRVNPTPYTPDSQRDLDEGSAISPGDFLSVKPPASSTTDSSFSPSIKLHDVTITSAILMVTIPMPYSKMYVLVQYNNSYVSDIATLKSKKEYVTVNKLKAHTDYTFCVASIRNNRRYNHTCLTFATRSKGREDPISSTSTTTHYIMTTLGCLFGMVIVLGVVYYCLRKRRMQEEKQKSLNVKKTILEMRYGSDIDTSTIVHPSQKLGEPPVIPVSRMSSIPSMIGEKLPPSKSMEAGMETPKVTTKGNYIEVRTGGGDGLERTQRDEDLRELDNGQGSAAEISTIAKEVDKVNQIINNCIDALKLDTASFLGGGTGVDSDMAFECQSIPAGSSSGLERPSFLSPPYKESSHHPLQRQLSADAAVARKTCSVSSSGSIKSAKVFSLDVPDHPPLSKSDSKYIEKGSPLNSPLDRLPLVSPSAIHHLEVKPSYHCSEHRHSFPALYYEESADTLSQRVSFLKPLSRSKRDSTYSQLSPRHYFSGYSSSPEYSSESTHKIWERFRPYKKHHREEVYMAAGHALRKKVQFAKDEDLHDILDYWKGVSAQQKL; encoded by the coding sequence ATGAGGGCACCACTGCAGACCATGCTGTGCCTGGGGTTGTGggcagctgccctgctctgcttgtTTTCCCCTGGCACCGTGCGAGGTGACTGCTGGCTGATTGAGGGGGACAAAGGGTATGTGTGGCTGGCCATCTGCAGCCAGAACCAGCCCCCGTATGAGACCATCCCCCAGCATATCAACAGCACGGTGCACGACTTGCGTTTGAATGAGAATAAGCTCAAAGTGGTGCTGTACTCCTCCCTCAACCGCTTCGGCAACCTGACTGATTTGAACCTGACCAAGAATGAGATCTCCTACATTGAGGATGGGGCTTTCATGGGTCAGTCAAACCTCCAGGTCTTACAGCTGGGCTACAACAAACTCACCAACCTGACAGAGGGCATGTTGCGGGGCATGGCCCGTCTCCAGTTCCTCTTTGTGCAGCATAACCTAATTGAGCTGGTCACCCCTACTGCCTTCTCCGAGTGCCCCAGCTTGATTAGCATTGACCTGTCATCCAACCGCCTCAGCCGTCTGGAGGGCAACACTTTCACCAGCCTGAGCAACCTGATGGTGTGCGAGCTGGCTGGCAACCCCTTCAACTGTGACTGTAGCCTCTACAGCTTTCTTAACTGGCTGGCTCTCTTCAACAACGTCACCAAGAACTATGACCGCCTCCAGTGTGAGACTCCACGGGAGTTTGCTGGGTATCCGCTTCTGGTGCCTCGGCCTCACCACAACCGCAATGCCATCACCATCTTCCAGTCCATGTGCAGAGGGGGCACCATCCCCTCCCTTTCCAGGGTCAACCCAACTCCTTACACCCCTGACTCCCAGCGAGACCTGGATGAGGGCTCAGCCATCAGCCCTGGGGATTTCCTCTCTGTCAAGCCTCCAGCCTCTTCCACCACTGACTCCTCCTTCAGTCCCAGCATCAAGCTACATGATGTCACCATCACTTCAGCCATCCTGATGGTCACCATCCCCATGCCCTACAGTAAGATGTATGTGCTGGTCCAATACAACAACAGCTACGTTTCTGACATAGCAACACTGAAGAGCAAGAAGGAATATGTCACTGTCAACAAGCTGAAGGCCCACACTGATTATACATTCTGTGTGGCCTCTATCCGCAACAACAGGCGTTACAACCATACTTGCCTGACCTTTGCAACTCGGAGCAAAGGCAGGGAGGACCCTATTTCCAGTACTTCCACCACTACACACTATATTATGACCACCCTGGGTTGCCTCTTTGGGATGGTCATTGTCCTGGGGGTGGTCTACTACTGCCTGCGGAAGCGGAGGATGcaggaggagaaacagaaatcGCTCAATGTCAAAAAGACCATTCTGGAAATGCGTTATGGATCAGATATTGATACCAGTACCATAGTCCATCCTTCCCAGAAGCTGGGTGAGCCACCTGTCATTCCTGTCTCACGGATGTCCTCCATCCCTTCCATGATTGGGGAGAAGTTGCCCCCATCAAAGTCAATGGAAGCTGGGATGGAGACTCCTAAAGTCACCACTAAAGGTAACTACATTGAAGTGCGGACTGGTGGTGGGGATGGGCTGGAGAGAACCCAGCGGGATGAGGACCTGAGGGAGCTTGACAATGGGCAAGGCTCAGCTGCTGAGATTTCTACTATAGCCAAGGAGGTAGACAAGGTCAACCAGATCATCAACAACTGTATTGATGCCCTCAAGCTGGACACAGCATCCTTCCTGGGTGGTGGGACTGGTGTTGACTCAGATATGGCCTTTGAGTGCCAGTCCATCCCAGCCGGGTCCTCGAGTGGGCTAGAGCGGCCCAGCTTTCTTTCCCCACCCTACAAGGAAAGCTCCCACCACCCTTTGCAGCGCCAGCTcagtgctgatgctgctgtGGCCAGAAAGACCTGCAGTGTCTCCTCTAGTGGCTCCATCAAGAGCGCCAAGGTCTTCAGCTTGGATGTGCCTGACCACCCACCACTCAGCAAGTCTGACTCCAAATACATTGAGAAGGGCAGCCCACTTAACAGCCCTTTGGATCGTCTTCCCTTGGTGTCTCCAAGTGCCATCCATCACTTGGAGGTCAAGCCTTCTTACCATTGCAGTGAGCACCGTCACTCCTTCCCGGCCCTCTACTATGAGGAAAGTGCTGACACCTTGAGCCAGCGGGTGTCATTCCTCAAGCCACTGTCCCGGTCCAAGCGAGACTCCACGtactcccagctctcccccagACACTACTTCTCGGGCTACTCCTCCAGCCCTGAGTACTCCTCAGAGAGCACCCACAAGATCTGGGAGCGATTCCGGCCTTACAAGAAGCATCACAGGGAGGAGGTTTACATGGCAGCTGGGCATGCCCTGCGGAAGAAAGTTCAATTTGCCAAGGACGAGGATCTGCATGACATCCTGGATTACTGGAAAGGAGTCTCTGCTCAGCAGAAGCTGTGA